The proteins below are encoded in one region of Firmicutes bacterium HGW-Firmicutes-1:
- a CDS encoding oxidoreductase, translated as MTKIRLAVIGTGMAWERLHLPALKELSDYYEIVALSNDNEDRLVQAANEIGLTTDHIYTNYHDMLKGEEIDVVNIAVPIEMNYLVSEEVAKAGFNIICEKPLAPSLDQAEDYLKLQSKYGVKILIAENFRYNEENTIIRDLINDNKIGDVLYFIKNNVSNFEDAMVKDTFAAKEWRQHPEFKGGVILDASVHDIATLEFIFGEVESVSAFGVPLKEDYAPYSVINSIMLFKSGLIGTYNYCLKGKELQYPLVGFRIFGTEGTIYLEDRMCGAINVMYKKDNKHEIYNYTPDRGYYNEFKNFYDALTADVDVAVPPNVEIQDARIVFTILKSANKKKALTVD; from the coding sequence ATGACAAAAATAAGATTAGCAGTAATTGGTACAGGGATGGCTTGGGAAAGACTTCATTTGCCAGCCCTAAAAGAATTAAGTGATTATTATGAAATAGTAGCACTATCTAATGACAATGAAGACAGGCTGGTACAAGCTGCAAATGAAATTGGCTTAACTACGGACCATATTTATACGAATTATCATGATATGCTAAAGGGAGAGGAGATTGATGTAGTTAACATCGCTGTCCCAATAGAAATGAACTATCTTGTTTCTGAAGAAGTTGCAAAAGCAGGGTTTAATATTATTTGTGAAAAACCGTTAGCACCTAGTTTAGACCAAGCAGAAGATTATCTGAAGCTACAGTCTAAATATGGTGTTAAAATATTAATAGCTGAAAATTTCCGTTATAATGAAGAGAATACGATAATTAGAGATCTCATTAATGATAATAAAATTGGAGATGTTCTATATTTTATTAAAAACAATGTTTCGAATTTTGAGGATGCAATGGTTAAGGATACATTTGCAGCAAAGGAATGGCGTCAACATCCTGAATTTAAAGGTGGAGTTATATTAGATGCAAGTGTACATGATATTGCAACCTTAGAGTTTATTTTCGGTGAAGTAGAATCTGTTTCTGCTTTTGGAGTTCCTTTAAAGGAAGATTATGCTCCCTATTCTGTAATCAACTCCATTATGTTATTTAAAAGTGGGCTAATAGGCACTTATAATTACTGTTTGAAAGGAAAAGAGCTACAATATCCTTTGGTTGGCTTTAGAATTTTTGGAACAGAGGGAACGATTTATTTGGAAGATCGTATGTGTGGAGCAATTAACGTAATGTATAAGAAAGACAATAAGCATGAAATATATAATTATACTCCAGATAGAGGCTACTATAATGAATTTAAGAATTTTTATGATGCGCTTACGGCTGATGTGGATGTTGCTGTTCCGCCTAATGTAGAAATTCAAGATGCTAGAATTGTCTTTACTATTTTGAAATCAGCTAATAAAAAGAAAGCATTAACAGTGGATTGA
- a CDS encoding dihydroorotate dehydrogenase: protein MENKLFTRIPNHIGIIPDGNRRWAESKNYEKQQGYTHGIMPGFEIYELMLELGVKEATFYGFTMDNTKRAKVQTQAFVKACVDAVEILANRDANLLVIGNEDSTVFPKELLKYVNKRVLFGQGLMNINFLVNYDWQWDLSHAYHLDNNEKKKIDLYSSIASSDISRVDLIIRWGGRRRLSGFLPVQSVYSDFYVVDDYWPDFKKEQFYEALKWYQTSDATLGG, encoded by the coding sequence GTGGAAAATAAATTATTTACTAGAATTCCAAATCATATTGGTATTATCCCTGATGGAAACAGAAGATGGGCGGAGTCTAAAAATTATGAAAAACAACAAGGCTATACTCATGGTATCATGCCTGGATTTGAAATTTATGAATTAATGCTCGAATTAGGAGTAAAAGAAGCAACCTTTTATGGTTTCACTATGGATAATACGAAAAGAGCAAAAGTACAGACACAAGCATTTGTAAAGGCTTGTGTCGATGCTGTGGAGATTCTTGCTAATCGAGATGCAAATTTACTAGTGATAGGGAATGAAGATTCTACAGTTTTTCCCAAAGAATTATTAAAATACGTTAACAAACGAGTGCTTTTCGGACAAGGATTAATGAATATTAATTTTTTAGTTAATTATGATTGGCAATGGGATTTAAGCCACGCATATCATTTAGACAATAATGAGAAAAAAAAGATAGATTTGTATTCTAGTATTGCTTCATCTGATATTTCAAGAGTTGATTTGATTATTAGATGGGGTGGCAGGAGAAGGCTTAGTGGGTTCTTACCGGTTCAATCAGTTTACTCGGATTTTTATGTTGTAGATGATTATTGGCCTGATTTTAAGAAAGAGCAGTTTTATGAAGCTTTGAAGTGGTACCAGACTTCGGATGCTACATTAGGTGGATAA